The Stappia sp. genome window below encodes:
- a CDS encoding DNA-3-methyladenine glycosylase 2 family protein, translating into MVLTAIETDADLEVGLAALLRVDPGLRAVAARAGPLPLRRSPPTLAGLARIVTAQQVSVASAAAIFARLEALVDPFEAATLSALSDEDLGRAGLSRAKIASLRAVYDALESGLDLAALARAPAEEAHRRLVALRGIGPWTADVFLLFCAGHPDIFPAGDLALREAVRLIDGSTSRPDVAATRARAQAWAPCRGIAARLLWAHYRAETGRGAAVPV; encoded by the coding sequence ATGGTGCTGACAGCGATCGAAACCGATGCCGACCTTGAGGTCGGCCTTGCGGCCTTGCTGCGCGTCGATCCCGGCTTGCGGGCGGTGGCGGCGCGCGCCGGGCCCCTGCCGCTTCGCCGGTCTCCGCCGACGCTCGCCGGCCTTGCCCGAATCGTGACGGCGCAGCAGGTGTCGGTGGCCAGTGCCGCGGCGATCTTCGCGCGGCTGGAGGCGCTGGTCGATCCGTTCGAGGCGGCAACGCTCTCGGCCCTGAGCGACGAGGACCTCGGGCGCGCCGGGCTGTCGCGGGCGAAGATCGCGAGCCTGCGCGCGGTCTACGACGCGCTGGAGAGCGGGCTCGATCTGGCGGCGCTTGCCCGCGCGCCGGCTGAAGAAGCGCATCGCCGGCTGGTCGCCTTGCGCGGGATCGGGCCGTGGACGGCGGATGTGTTCCTGTTGTTTTGCGCCGGGCATCCCGACATCTTTCCCGCTGGCGACCTGGCGTTGCGCGAGGCGGTGCGGCTGATCGACGGGAGTACGTCGCGCCCGGATGTCGCCGCTACGCGGGCCCGCGCGCAGGCCTGGGCGCCCTGTCGCGGCATTGCGGCGCGGCTTCTGTGGGCGCACTATCGCGCCGAGACCGGGCGCGGCGCGGCCGTGCCGGTCTGA
- the gluQRS gene encoding tRNA glutamyl-Q(34) synthetase GluQRS: MTVPVLRFAPSPNGRLHLGHAYSALINHDTARARGGRFLLRMEDIDTTRCTADLEAGVLEDLAWLGLDWEHPVRRQSEHFADYAPPLARLEAMGLVYRAYLTRREIRDAVARTEARTGRPWPRDPDGAPLYPGDSAVLTPDEIARRAADNAPHALRLDMTRALAKIAQPLDWIEEGGGTRDRIAAEPARWGDVVLARKEIPTSYHLSVVVDDAAQGITHVMRGRDLYAATAVHRLLQVLLDLPAPVYHHHALILDANGRKLSKSDGDTALAALRSDGWTPEDVRARVGL, translated from the coding sequence ATGACCGTCCCCGTCCTGCGCTTCGCACCGTCGCCCAACGGCCGGCTGCACCTCGGCCATGCCTATTCGGCGCTGATCAACCACGACACGGCCCGCGCCCGGGGCGGGCGCTTCCTTCTGCGCATGGAAGACATCGACACGACCCGCTGCACGGCCGACCTCGAAGCGGGGGTGCTCGAGGACCTCGCCTGGCTCGGTCTCGACTGGGAGCACCCCGTGCGGCGCCAGTCGGAGCATTTTGCCGACTACGCCCCCCCGCTCGCGCGGCTGGAAGCGATGGGGCTCGTCTACCGCGCCTATCTGACGCGTAGGGAAATCCGGGACGCGGTCGCCCGGACCGAAGCGCGAACCGGCCGGCCCTGGCCACGCGACCCCGACGGAGCGCCGCTCTACCCCGGCGATTCCGCCGTTCTGACACCGGACGAGATCGCCCGGCGGGCCGCTGACAATGCGCCCCATGCCTTGCGTCTGGACATGACGCGGGCACTGGCGAAGATCGCGCAGCCGCTCGACTGGATCGAGGAGGGAGGGGGCACGCGCGACCGCATTGCCGCCGAGCCGGCCCGCTGGGGCGATGTGGTGCTGGCGCGCAAGGAGATCCCGACGAGCTATCATCTGTCGGTGGTGGTCGACGATGCCGCGCAAGGGATCACGCATGTGATGCGCGGACGCGATCTCTACGCCGCGACGGCCGTGCACCGCCTGCTGCAGGTGCTGCTCGACCTGCCGGCGCCCGTCTATCATCACCATGCGCTGATCCTCGACGCGAACGGGCGCAAGCTCTCCAAGTCCGACGGCGACACCGCGCTGGCGGCCCTGCGGTCCGACGGCTGGACGCCGGAGGATGTGCGGGCCCGGGTGGGGCTTTAA
- a CDS encoding AEC family transporter has translation MVDQILTIVLPVFALIGIGYVSARSGLLKAEIGDALGQFVFVIAIPVLIFRTLATSSLGGVSPWGFWIAYFTGVAVTWAIGTVIVRRGFGREARAGVIAGISAGFANTVLVGIPLITAIYGEAGLVPLFVLISIHLPVMTIVCAVLMERAAVIDGTHAPKPLGALLRDVGRNLLTNPIVIGILAGGAWRIAGLPLDGIVSDVLGRIAGAAVPVALFSLGMSMVAYGIRGNLAPGLLLSLLKVAVMPAVVYVMAAHVVNLPPLWVAVATLTAACPTGINAFLFANRYGTGHAMSANSITLTTGAAVVTTGLWMAFLGLA, from the coding sequence ATGGTCGATCAGATCCTCACCATCGTCCTGCCGGTCTTCGCGCTCATCGGGATCGGCTATGTCTCGGCGCGCTCGGGCCTGCTCAAGGCGGAGATCGGCGACGCGCTCGGGCAATTCGTCTTCGTGATCGCCATTCCGGTGCTGATCTTCCGCACCCTCGCCACGAGCTCGCTCGGCGGCGTCTCCCCCTGGGGCTTCTGGATCGCGTATTTCACCGGCGTCGCCGTGACCTGGGCCATCGGCACGGTGATCGTGCGGCGCGGCTTCGGGCGCGAGGCGCGCGCCGGCGTGATCGCCGGCATCAGCGCGGGCTTCGCGAATACCGTTCTGGTCGGCATTCCGCTGATCACGGCGATCTACGGCGAGGCGGGGCTGGTGCCGCTCTTCGTGCTGATCTCGATCCATCTGCCGGTGATGACCATCGTCTGCGCCGTTCTGATGGAACGCGCCGCCGTGATCGACGGAACCCATGCGCCCAAGCCGCTGGGCGCGCTTTTGCGCGATGTCGGTCGCAATCTGCTCACCAATCCGATCGTCATCGGCATTCTCGCCGGCGGCGCCTGGCGCATCGCCGGACTGCCGCTCGACGGCATCGTCTCGGACGTGCTCGGCCGCATCGCCGGGGCGGCCGTTCCGGTGGCGCTGTTCTCGCTCGGCATGAGCATGGTCGCCTATGGCATTCGCGGCAATCTCGCGCCGGGGCTGCTGCTCAGCCTGCTCAAGGTCGCCGTGATGCCGGCGGTGGTCTACGTGATGGCGGCGCATGTGGTGAACCTGCCGCCGCTGTGGGTGGCGGTGGCGACGCTGACGGCCGCCTGCCCGACCGGCATCAACGCGTTTCTCTTCGCCAATCGCTACGGCACCGGCCATGCCATGTCGGCCAATTCGATCACGCTGACGACCGGCGCGGCCGTGGTGACCACGGGGCTGTGGATGGCCTTTCTGGGATTGGCGTAA
- a CDS encoding response regulator, with amino-acid sequence MPDTEDRDCTPAGRPEPGETHDARLAALLHDLRTPLSAMKTASEVIGLDPLNDRQARALHTLELAIDALLSMTQGFLDAPDGPARAIEPGNAGEEIEATVDLFMADARARGLNLTARLSPDLESYALGDPLTLRRILSVLLDNALKYTGEGSVQVTADVERGGARPMLVLDLTDTGIGIPEDERVDLFRPRRRGSRARSTASGSGLGLWSAARLATSAGGRLDLLDSSAAGTTFGLRLPLTAPAPASVETQGSNIGPLPLRRVLVVDDNAANRQMMQAMLEAFGLEVVLAEGGHAALTLLKAHPVDAVLLDINMPGMDGVETVSEIRKRSGTDAHLPVIGITAALLPGSRVLERAGFDAVLDKPVAPAVLFDTLDRLMRDASRG; translated from the coding sequence ATGCCGGACACAGAGGACCGCGACTGCACGCCGGCGGGGCGCCCCGAGCCGGGGGAGACCCATGACGCGCGCCTCGCGGCACTGCTGCACGATCTGCGCACCCCGCTGTCGGCGATGAAGACGGCGAGCGAGGTGATCGGCCTCGACCCGCTCAACGACCGGCAGGCCCGGGCGCTGCACACGCTGGAACTGGCGATCGATGCGCTGCTGTCGATGACCCAGGGCTTTCTCGATGCGCCCGACGGTCCGGCGCGGGCCATCGAACCCGGCAACGCGGGCGAGGAAATCGAGGCCACCGTCGATCTCTTCATGGCGGACGCGCGAGCGCGCGGGCTCAACCTGACGGCGCGCCTGTCGCCGGATCTGGAAAGCTACGCTCTCGGCGATCCGCTGACGCTGCGGCGCATCCTTTCGGTGCTGCTCGACAATGCGCTCAAATACACCGGCGAAGGCTCGGTGCAGGTGACCGCCGACGTCGAACGCGGCGGGGCCCGGCCCATGCTGGTGCTCGATCTGACGGACACCGGGATCGGCATTCCCGAGGACGAGCGGGTGGACCTGTTTCGCCCGCGCCGGCGCGGCAGCCGGGCCCGGAGCACGGCAAGCGGCAGCGGGCTCGGCCTGTGGAGCGCGGCGCGACTGGCCACATCGGCCGGCGGCCGGCTCGATCTTCTCGACAGTTCCGCCGCCGGAACGACCTTCGGCCTGCGGCTTCCGCTGACCGCTCCGGCGCCGGCCTCGGTCGAAACGCAGGGCAGCAACATCGGCCCCCTGCCGCTGCGCCGCGTCCTCGTGGTGGACGACAATGCGGCCAACAGGCAGATGATGCAGGCGATGCTGGAGGCCTTCGGGCTCGAGGTCGTGCTCGCCGAAGGCGGCCACGCGGCGCTAACCTTACTGAAAGCGCACCCCGTCGATGCCGTTCTGCTCGACATCAACATGCCGGGGATGGACGGCGTCGAAACGGTTTCGGAAATCCGGAAACGGTCGGGCACTGACGCCCATCTGCCGGTGATCGGCATCACCGCGGCGCTGCTGCCCGGCTCGCGCGTGCTCGAGCGGGCCGGTTTCGATGCGGTGCTCGACAAGCCGGTCGCCCCGGCGGTGCTGTTCGACACCCTCGACCGGCTGATGCGGGATGCCTCGCGGGGCTAA
- a CDS encoding cation diffusion facilitator family transporter gives MILRLRIALASIAVGCAVLGLKLVAYWWTGSVALYSDALESVVNVASAVAAFLAVWFAAKPADSNHPYGHHKAEYFAAVFVGVMIVLAALSIAREAVLAYLDPQPVVFTAQALGVNALASLINGVWAFVLIRVGRSHRSKALEADGKHLVTDVLSSAGVLIGVGLVWGTGIQALDSLLAGIVALNILWSGWILMKESVGGLMDEAVPPAMQDKIRDAISAAGAGALEAHDLRTRSAGHVIFIDFHLVVPGDMTVERAHEICDRIEVGIAEGVPGARTTIHVEPEHKAKHSGIVVV, from the coding sequence ATGATCCTTCGTTTGCGTATCGCCTTGGCGAGCATCGCCGTCGGTTGTGCCGTGCTCGGCCTGAAGCTGGTCGCCTATTGGTGGACCGGGTCGGTCGCGCTCTATTCCGATGCGCTGGAGTCCGTCGTCAACGTCGCCTCGGCGGTCGCGGCCTTTCTGGCCGTATGGTTCGCCGCGAAACCGGCCGACAGCAATCACCCTTACGGGCATCACAAGGCGGAGTATTTCGCCGCGGTCTTCGTCGGCGTGATGATCGTGCTCGCCGCGTTGTCGATCGCGCGGGAGGCGGTGCTCGCCTATCTCGATCCGCAGCCGGTGGTGTTCACGGCGCAGGCGCTCGGCGTCAATGCGCTGGCAAGCCTGATCAACGGCGTCTGGGCCTTCGTCCTGATCCGGGTCGGGCGAAGCCATCGCTCGAAGGCGCTGGAGGCCGACGGCAAGCATCTCGTCACGGACGTGCTGTCGTCGGCGGGCGTGCTGATCGGCGTCGGTCTGGTGTGGGGCACCGGCATTCAGGCGCTCGATTCGCTGCTTGCGGGGATCGTCGCGCTCAACATCCTGTGGTCGGGCTGGATATTGATGAAGGAATCGGTGGGCGGACTGATGGACGAGGCGGTGCCGCCGGCCATGCAGGACAAGATCCGCGACGCCATCTCGGCGGCCGGCGCCGGGGCGCTGGAGGCGCACGACCTCCGGACGCGGTCGGCCGGCCATGTGATCTTCATCGATTTCCATTTGGTGGTGCCCGGCGACATGACCGTGGAGCGCGCGCACGAGATTTGCGACCGGATCGAGGTGGGGATCGCCGAGGGCGTGCCCGGCGCGCGCACCACGATCCACGTGGAACCGGAGCACAAGGCCAAGCACAGCGGCATCGTCGTCGTGTGA
- a CDS encoding DUF1223 domain-containing protein, with amino-acid sequence MGFSLVSLVRGGRALTLLAGLVPVLVSVVVPGVASGPAQAGDRPRGVVELFTSQGCSSCPPADRLMQKLAERDDLVALTFPVDYWDYLGWQDTLALPAHSARQRDYAEARGDREVYTPQIVVNGHRHLVGSDHGALERALSALPALPVQVTLEPHSDVLEIRVSGALPAEVARAPGAMATVVFAFVSDPVAVNIGRGENRGREIVYSNVVLGLRAVGMWDGGTATYRLPMSELRKMRAGRCAVLVQMERDGRPGIILGAGML; translated from the coding sequence ATGGGATTTTCGCTTGTGTCTTTGGTGCGTGGCGGTCGGGCGCTGACGCTCCTTGCCGGTCTGGTGCCCGTACTGGTGTCGGTTGTGGTGCCGGGTGTGGCGTCGGGGCCGGCGCAGGCCGGCGACCGCCCGCGGGGCGTGGTCGAACTCTTCACCAGCCAGGGCTGCTCTTCCTGTCCGCCGGCCGACCGTCTGATGCAGAAGCTCGCCGAACGCGACGATCTCGTCGCCCTCACCTTTCCGGTGGATTACTGGGACTATCTCGGCTGGCAGGACACGCTCGCCCTGCCGGCGCACAGCGCCCGCCAGCGCGATTATGCCGAGGCCCGCGGCGACCGCGAGGTCTATACCCCGCAGATCGTCGTCAACGGCCACCGGCATCTGGTCGGCAGCGATCATGGCGCGCTGGAGCGGGCGTTGTCCGCCCTGCCCGCCCTGCCTGTCCAGGTCACGCTCGAGCCGCATTCGGACGTGCTGGAAATCCGGGTGTCGGGCGCCTTGCCGGCGGAGGTGGCACGCGCGCCCGGAGCGATGGCGACGGTCGTCTTCGCGTTTGTCTCCGATCCGGTCGCGGTGAACATCGGGCGCGGGGAAAACCGGGGACGGGAAATCGTCTATTCCAACGTGGTCCTGGGCCTGCGGGCGGTGGGCATGTGGGACGGCGGCACGGCGACCTACCGGCTGCCGATGAGCGAACTGAGGAAGATGCGCGCCGGACGCTGCGCCGTGCTCGTGCAGATGGAGCGCGACGGCCGTCCCGGCATCATTCTCGGCGCGGGCATGCTTTAG
- a CDS encoding NUDIX hydrolase produces the protein MPDRALSPDFRRATPEGDTHERDVCDHCGFIAYDNPRIVVGAVVTHAGRYLLGRRAIEPRSGLWTLPAGYLEQRETPEDGARREAREELCAEIVLDRLLAVYTIERLSQVQLIYRARFDGAFAAGSETLEAGLFAWDDIPWDAIAFPSVHWALHHARALDAGESGAPFSNPPGETGAMAR, from the coding sequence ATGCCCGACCGCGCCCTGTCCCCGGACTTCCGCCGCGCGACGCCGGAGGGCGACACGCACGAGCGCGACGTCTGCGACCACTGCGGCTTCATCGCCTATGACAACCCGCGCATCGTCGTCGGCGCCGTGGTCACCCATGCCGGGCGCTATCTGCTCGGCCGGCGGGCGATCGAGCCCCGCTCCGGCCTGTGGACCCTGCCGGCGGGCTATCTGGAACAGCGCGAAACGCCCGAGGACGGCGCCCGGCGCGAGGCGCGCGAGGAGCTCTGCGCCGAGATCGTGCTCGATCGGCTTCTGGCCGTCTACACCATCGAACGTCTGTCGCAGGTCCAGCTCATCTATCGCGCGCGCTTCGACGGCGCCTTCGCCGCCGGCTCGGAGACGCTCGAGGCCGGACTCTTCGCCTGGGACGACATTCCCTGGGACGCCATCGCCTTTCCCTCCGTCCACTGGGCGCTGCATCACGCGCGCGCGCTCGACGCCGGCGAAAGCGGTGCGCCCTTCTCCAATCCGCCCGGCGAGACCGGGGCGATGGCCCGGTGA
- a CDS encoding DsbE family thiol:disulfide interchange protein, translated as MSDDTASAPAARPKRRLPLVALLPLVVFGLLAALFLVQLLSGKDTSQVPSALIGKPAPEFTLPPVPDLLGEDGAPMPGFTRADLLGKVSVVNIFASWCVPCRQEHPLLEALADDGRAEIIGINYKDKPENARRFLGALGNPYDRVGADDRGRAAIDWGVYGVPETFIVDAAGTIRYKFIGPLAPETYRDVFLPELEKVLASPNGA; from the coding sequence ATGAGCGACGACACCGCCTCCGCACCTGCCGCGCGCCCGAAACGCCGTCTGCCCCTGGTGGCCCTGCTGCCACTGGTCGTCTTCGGCCTTCTGGCGGCGCTGTTTCTCGTGCAGCTCCTGAGCGGCAAGGACACCTCGCAGGTGCCCTCCGCGCTGATCGGCAAGCCCGCGCCGGAGTTCACGCTGCCGCCGGTGCCCGACCTCCTCGGCGAGGACGGGGCGCCGATGCCGGGCTTCACCCGTGCCGATCTGCTGGGCAAGGTGAGCGTGGTCAACATCTTCGCGTCCTGGTGCGTGCCGTGCCGGCAGGAGCATCCCCTGCTCGAGGCGCTGGCCGACGACGGGCGGGCCGAGATCATCGGCATCAACTACAAGGACAAGCCGGAAAATGCGCGGCGCTTCCTCGGCGCCCTCGGCAATCCTTACGATCGCGTCGGGGCCGACGACCGGGGCCGCGCGGCCATCGACTGGGGCGTCTACGGGGTGCCGGAGACCTTCATCGTCGATGCGGCCGGCACCATCCGTTACAAGTTCATCGGGCCGCTGGCGCCCGAGACCTATCGCGACGTGTTCCTGCCGGAGCTGGAAAAGGTGCTCGCGTCGCCGAACGGCGCGTGA
- the ccmD gene encoding heme exporter protein CcmD, with translation MIEFMIEFLDLGPHWGFIVACYIVTIGVIGALFVWIRADQTSLRSRLATLEAQGIRRRSTQGATSGGAHEGARQGAHRGAATATAKDPDA, from the coding sequence ATGATCGAGTTCATGATCGAGTTTCTCGACCTGGGGCCCCATTGGGGCTTCATCGTCGCCTGCTACATCGTCACCATCGGCGTGATCGGTGCCTTGTTCGTCTGGATCCGCGCCGATCAGACGTCCTTGCGCAGCCGGCTTGCCACGCTCGAGGCGCAGGGCATCCGGCGGCGCTCGACACAGGGCGCGACATCGGGCGGGGCACACGAGGGGGCAAGACAGGGGGCGCATCGGGGGGCGGCAACCGCAACGGCCAAGGATCCCGACGCATGA
- a CDS encoding heme ABC transporter permease, translating into MAIIDLANPTRFLTFSGRLLPWLVGACVVAFAVGLYLTFFVAPDDYQQGATIKIMYLHVPAAWLAMMCYSIMAVSSLGTLIWKHPLADVSAKAAAPIGAAFTLISLITGSLWGKPMWGTYWVWDARLTSVLVLFIMYLGLIALWRTIEDPIRAGKAAAVLTLVGAINLPIIKFSVDWWNTLHQPASVIRLDGPTIHASILWPLLVMAGAFTLLFLILHLMAMRNEVLRRRLRTLQLQAASARVGVATPQAAE; encoded by the coding sequence ATGGCCATCATCGACCTTGCAAATCCGACCCGTTTCCTCACGTTCTCCGGGCGTCTCCTGCCCTGGCTCGTGGGGGCGTGCGTCGTCGCCTTCGCCGTCGGTCTCTATCTGACGTTCTTCGTCGCCCCCGACGACTACCAGCAGGGCGCGACCATCAAGATCATGTATCTGCACGTGCCGGCGGCGTGGCTGGCGATGATGTGCTACTCGATCATGGCGGTGTCCTCGCTCGGCACGCTGATCTGGAAACACCCGCTCGCCGACGTGTCGGCCAAGGCGGCTGCGCCCATCGGGGCCGCCTTCACGCTGATCTCGCTGATCACCGGGTCGCTGTGGGGCAAGCCGATGTGGGGCACCTACTGGGTGTGGGACGCCCGGCTGACCTCGGTGCTGGTGCTGTTCATCATGTATCTCGGCCTGATCGCGCTGTGGCGCACCATCGAGGACCCGATCCGCGCCGGCAAGGCGGCGGCGGTGCTGACGCTGGTGGGTGCGATCAACCTGCCGATCATCAAGTTTTCCGTCGACTGGTGGAACACGCTGCACCAGCCGGCGAGCGTGATCCGCCTCGACGGCCCGACGATCCATGCCTCGATCCTGTGGCCGCTGCTCGTCATGGCGGGCGCTTTCACCCTTCTCTTTCTCATCCTTCACCTGATGGCGATGCGCAACGAGGTCCTGCGGCGGCGGCTGAGGACGCTGCAATTGCAGGCCGCGAGCGCGCGCGTCGGCGTGGCGACCCCGCAGGCGGCCGAATGA
- the ccmB gene encoding heme exporter protein CcmB, which translates to MGALFVRELRLALRVGGGALIGVLFFLAVITVIPFGVGPDLNLLALIGPAVLWIGALLATLLGLDRLFQADRDDGSLDLMLMAGRPLELLVLVKCLAHWAGTGLPLVLSAPVLSIFLNLEPLAIGAVTLTLLVGTPALTLIGAVGAALTVSLRRGGLLLAVLVVPFSIPVLIFGVSASGAAVTEPTPFMTPFLFLCALTLISGVVGPVASAMALRFSSD; encoded by the coding sequence GTGGGCGCGCTCTTCGTCCGCGAGCTGCGGCTCGCGCTGCGCGTCGGCGGCGGCGCGCTGATCGGCGTCTTGTTCTTTCTCGCGGTCATCACGGTCATCCCCTTCGGCGTCGGCCCGGATCTCAACCTGCTGGCGCTGATCGGGCCGGCGGTGCTGTGGATCGGGGCGCTGCTGGCGACCCTGCTCGGGCTCGACCGCCTGTTTCAGGCCGATCGCGACGACGGGTCGCTCGACCTCATGCTGATGGCCGGACGGCCGCTGGAACTGCTGGTGCTGGTGAAATGCCTGGCGCATTGGGCGGGCACGGGACTGCCGCTGGTGCTCTCGGCGCCAGTTCTGTCGATCTTTCTCAACCTCGAGCCGCTGGCGATCGGCGCGGTGACGCTGACGCTTCTGGTCGGCACGCCGGCGCTGACGCTGATCGGCGCCGTCGGCGCGGCGCTCACGGTCTCGCTGCGCCGGGGCGGACTGCTGCTCGCGGTGCTGGTCGTGCCCTTCTCGATCCCCGTGCTGATCTTCGGCGTCAGCGCCTCGGGCGCGGCGGTCACGGAGCCGACGCCCTTCATGACGCCGTTCCTGTTCCTGTGCGCCCTCACGCTGATCTCGGGCGTCGTGGGGCCGGTGGCCTCGGCCATGGCGCTGCGCTTTTCCAGCGATTGA
- the ccmA gene encoding heme ABC exporter ATP-binding protein CcmA has translation MRLLAESLACDRGGRRVFSDLAFALEAGVALVITGPNGVGKSSLLRVLAGLVAPSLGSVRVEGGDADYRASEHCHYFGHLDALKAALTVRENLEFWARFYTPIERCGGLAPVSAQTALETLGIDHAADLPAAYLSAGQRRRLALARLLVVARPVWLMDEPTSALDAASEARLLALMAEHLSAGGLIVAATHQTLTLPTIETLRLEAAA, from the coding sequence ATGCGTCTTCTTGCAGAAAGCCTGGCCTGCGACCGCGGTGGCCGCCGTGTCTTTTCGGATCTGGCCTTCGCGCTCGAGGCCGGCGTCGCGCTGGTGATCACGGGCCCGAACGGCGTCGGCAAGTCCAGCCTGCTGCGAGTGCTCGCCGGGCTGGTCGCGCCGTCGCTCGGCTCCGTGCGGGTCGAGGGCGGCGACGCGGACTATCGCGCCAGCGAGCATTGCCATTACTTCGGTCATCTCGATGCCCTGAAGGCGGCGCTCACCGTGCGCGAGAACCTGGAGTTCTGGGCGCGCTTCTACACGCCGATCGAGCGTTGCGGCGGGCTGGCCCCCGTCTCCGCGCAGACCGCGCTGGAAACGCTGGGGATCGATCACGCGGCCGATCTGCCGGCCGCCTATCTGTCGGCCGGCCAGCGCCGCCGGCTGGCGCTGGCGCGGCTGCTCGTGGTGGCGCGGCCCGTGTGGCTGATGGACGAACCGACCTCCGCCCTCGACGCGGCGTCGGAGGCGCGTCTGTTGGCGCTGATGGCGGAGCATCTTTCGGCCGGCGGGCTGATCGTCGCGGCCACGCACCAGACGCTCACCCTGCCGACAATCGAGACCCTGCGGCTGGAGGCGGCGGCATGA